One Aerococcus urinaeequi DNA segment encodes these proteins:
- a CDS encoding site-specific integrase: MYIQRAISKVEGGNVIGSTKNTSSERTISLDQTTVFKLRKWKLEQTKILFKFGKRPKPDDQQYVLVNFDTNDHLESTYFGSLTRKLVKRYNLPHITPHGFRHTHCSLLFEAGVSIKDVQDRLGHRSYQTTMNIYTHVTNKRRDETADTFAEFMLNI; this comes from the coding sequence TTGTATATCCAGAGAGCTATCTCAAAAGTAGAAGGGGGAAATGTAATTGGTTCAACCAAAAACACTTCAAGCGAGCGTACTATTTCGTTAGACCAAACGACAGTTTTTAAATTACGCAAGTGGAAATTGGAACAAACGAAAATATTGTTTAAGTTTGGTAAGAGGCCTAAACCTGATGACCAACAATATGTACTAGTTAACTTTGACACAAATGACCATTTAGAAAGCACGTATTTTGGCTCTCTGACACGTAAACTAGTCAAAAGGTATAATCTACCACACATAACCCCCCACGGCTTCAGACATACGCATTGTAGCCTTTTATTTGAAGCTGGAGTGTCCATTAAAGATGTTCAAGATAGATTAGGTCACAGATCGTACCAAACCACCATGAATATCTATACGCATGTAACGAATAAAAGACGAGATGAAACTGCAGATACTTTTGCCGAGTTTATGTTAAATATTTAG
- a CDS encoding phage holin family protein, with product MEMLFRVIELETLLIEYRNVGSTLVYWVFLFLVLLDLVTGIAKGFINKEANSTKGLLGVIKHLLVVLLVLCVTPFLKYLQHHENEMDKDQIIEEYSVNG from the coding sequence ATGGAAATGTTATTTAGAGTGATTGAACTCGAAACATTATTGATTGAATACAGAAATGTAGGCAGCACTCTGGTTTATTGGGTGTTTTTATTTTTGGTTTTGCTAGATCTTGTGACAGGTATTGCCAAAGGATTTATTAACAAGGAGGCTAATAGTACTAAAGGTTTATTGGGTGTAATTAAGCATCTACTAGTAGTTTTATTAGTGTTATGTGTAACACCGTTTTTAAAATATTTACAACATCATGAAAATGAAATGGACAAGGATCAAATTATCGAGGAATATTCTGTTAATGGTTGA
- a CDS encoding acyltransferase family protein, with translation MRPRKKLNEAVLLRVFAILSVVIGHSIIVYSNEWNWYDMTLESPFLNGLKAFINIFQMPLFISLSGYLFYYLKIENGKYTNFYSFIKNKFTRLIVPFVGIGLLVMIPMRLLGQYPNYNGKSISTIIINDLLLGKDAGNLWFLPVLFFIFIIFYVYSNFLHRNNKLFLLLVFCILFFASLISFKIPNIFFMKNTVYYSLFFYLGFCLYPLKYKIYSYRSIILPVTLVLQFSALAMTQFDLPPITLFSVIVYGVEILSSVLSCIFFYTAFITIDEKYKAISTSKNIQLIDRNSFGLYLFHSSLMYPILNYSEELIVNPILFSLSLFFIITITSLVLTVIITKIPYLKMLVGK, from the coding sequence ATGAGACCAAGAAAAAAACTTAACGAAGCTGTACTTTTGCGTGTATTCGCAATTCTTAGTGTGGTAATAGGACATAGTATAATTGTCTATTCAAATGAATGGAACTGGTACGATATGACTCTAGAATCACCATTTTTGAACGGATTAAAAGCGTTTATTAACATATTTCAAATGCCTTTATTCATCTCTCTATCCGGATATCTTTTTTATTACCTAAAGATAGAAAATGGAAAATATACTAACTTTTATTCTTTTATAAAAAATAAGTTTACCAGATTAATTGTTCCCTTTGTTGGTATAGGTCTTTTAGTTATGATACCTATGAGACTGCTCGGACAATATCCAAACTATAATGGTAAATCAATTTCAACAATCATTATAAATGATTTACTTTTAGGTAAAGACGCCGGTAACTTGTGGTTTCTTCCCGTATTATTTTTTATTTTCATAATCTTTTATGTTTATTCAAACTTTTTACATAGAAATAATAAACTGTTCCTACTTTTAGTTTTCTGTATTCTATTTTTTGCATCATTAATTTCTTTCAAAATTCCGAATATTTTTTTCATGAAGAATACGGTATACTATAGTTTATTTTTTTACTTAGGATTTTGCTTATATCCGCTGAAATATAAAATCTATAGTTATCGATCAATCATATTACCGGTAACATTGGTTTTACAATTTAGCGCATTAGCAATGACTCAATTTGACCTACCACCTATCACATTATTTTCAGTAATAGTTTACGGTGTAGAAATTTTGTCATCGGTACTAAGCTGTATTTTCTTTTACACCGCATTTATCACTATTGATGAGAAATATAAAGCCATTTCCACATCCAAAAATATTCAATTAATAGATAGGAATAGTTTTGGACTTTACCTTTTCCATTCTTCATTAATGTATCCCATTTTGAATTATTCAGAAGAATTGATTGTTAACCCTATTTTATTTTCTTTAAGTTTATTCTTCATTATTACTATAACTTCATTGGTTTTAACTGTAATAATAACAAAAATACCTTACTTAAAAATGTTAGTTGGCAAATAA